TGTCCTCAAGGTCGAGATCCTGGACCTGAAGCCGCGCCCCTCGGCCAACCCCGAGCACGTGGGCAAGACGTTCGGCTCGAACGCGGCCGCGTGGTGGGGCTACCACTACAACGACCTCCTGACCGAACCGAAGAAGCGCGAGGTCATCACGATCTACGAGCTCGATTCCACCGGCAAGGAGGACTGGGCGCAGGCGGTCTACTCGTTCCAGTGGACCCCGCAGACCGACCCCGACGGCGTGGTGCACGAGACGATCGACTATCCCGGCGTGCCGGTCGACCACGCGACGGTCGAGGAAAAGCCGGCTCTGACCGGCGTCCGCGTGCCGATCCGGCCGCACTTCGGCACCATGGGCGTCGCGCCGGCCGACGCGGACTTCGTCGATTCCATCCCGCCCTCGTCCTTCGGCGGCAACATCGATAACTGGCGCGTCGGCGCAGGCGGGACGATGTACTACCCGATCGCGGTCGAGGGAGCGCTCCTCTCCGCCGGCGACCCGCACGCGGCGCAGGGCGACTCGGAGCTCGCGGGCACGGCGATCGAGACCTCGCTCACCGGCCTCGTGCGCGTCACGCTCCTCAAGTCGGACGCTCTTGAAGGCACGCCGGTCGAGGGTCTCGACTTCCCGCTGCTCGAGACGGCGCACGAGTGGGTGGTGCACGGCTTCTCCTACGCCGATTACCTCAAGGACCTCGGCGACGCGGCGCAGAGCGAGATCTACTCCAAGTCGTCGGTCGACGGGGCGATGCGCGACGCCTTCCGCAAGATGCGCTCGTTCCTGATGACCGCGTACGGCCTCAACGAGGACGAGGCGATCTCGCTGATGTCGGTCGCGTCCGACTTCGGCGTGACGCAGGTGGTGGATGGCAACTGGGGCGTCCACGGCGTCGTCGAGAAGCGCCTCTTCGCCGGACGCTGACGACAGGGCGACGCGCCGGCAGCAGCCCGGACGCGTCCACCGGTGCGACCCGCCCGATCCGTCCAGGACCGGGCGGACGGCGGGCTCCCGTTCCCGAAGCACCCGGCATACCCCCGCGCGGGCGCGCCCACCCGGATACGGGAACTAGCTGGCGAGTTGGCCGATGAGGCGGGAGAGGAAGCGCTCGCCCGCCGCCATCTCGCTCTCCTCGACGTATTCGTCGGCCTGATGGGCCTGGGCGATGTCGCCCGGCCCGCACACCATCGCCGACCAGCCCGCCTTCTGGAACAGCCCCGCTTCCGTCCCGTAGGAGACGGCGAGCGGGGCTTCGGACTTGCCCAGCTCGGCGAACAGCGCGGCGGCGTTGCCGTCCGGCTCCGGCATCAGCGGCGGCACGGCACTGCGCGTCTCGATCTCGATCCCCGCCTGCGCCGACTTCGCCTTCATCGCCGGCTCGATCACCTCGAAGGCGTAGCGCTCGTACTCCGCCCGCAGCGCGTCGGGGTCGTCCGTCGGAATGACGCGGAAATCGGTCACGAACTGGCACTGGTCGGCGACGATGTTGGCCGCCGTGCCGCCGTGCACCATGCCGCAGTGGATCGTCGTGTAGGGCGGCGTGAAGGGGCTGGCCGGGTCGGCGGCGAGGCGGTTCGCCTCCATCCGGTCCTCCAGCCAGGTGATGAGCCGCGCCGCCGTCATCACCGCGCTGACACCGATGTCGATCCGGCTCGAATGCACCGCATAGCCATGCACCTTCGTGAAGAACGAGTACGAGCCCTTGTGCCCCGAGACCGGGTGCATGCGCGTCGGCTCGCCCACCACGACGGCGCGCGGGGTCGGGATCGCGGTCTTCATCACCTCGATCATCTCCGGCACGCCGCGGCAGCCGACCTCCTCGTCGTAGGAGAGCGCGATATGGATCGGCACCTTGAGTCCGGCCTTCACCATCTGCGGCACCGCGGCGAGGACGAGCGCGTCGAAGCCCTTCATGTCGCAGGCGCCGCGACCGTAGAGGCGGCCGTCCCGGGCCGTCAGCGACCAGGGGCCGGCGGTCCAGTTGGGCTCCTCGGCCGGCACCACGTCGGTATGGCCGGACAGGACGATGCCGCCCTCCACCATCGGCCCGACGGTGGCATAGAGGTTGGCCTTGTCGCCGGCGGCGTTGGG
Above is a genomic segment from Acuticoccus sediminis containing:
- a CDS encoding acetamidase/formamidase family protein, which produces MTHQNRRRLHRPFPTAGAIGALFLAASTGGALAQGTPETCAAAPDAPAHHTVKASADTVHWGYFSKTLEPAVAIHSGDLVTIETLTHHANDDASRMVTGDPGAESVFHWEAGDKGVNRRGAGPVDASIHGRGAGEGFGVHILTGPIYVCGAEPGDVLKVEILDLKPRPSANPEHVGKTFGSNAAAWWGYHYNDLLTEPKKREVITIYELDSTGKEDWAQAVYSFQWTPQTDPDGVVHETIDYPGVPVDHATVEEKPALTGVRVPIRPHFGTMGVAPADADFVDSIPPSSFGGNIDNWRVGAGGTMYYPIAVEGALLSAGDPHAAQGDSELAGTAIETSLTGLVRVTLLKSDALEGTPVEGLDFPLLETAHEWVVHGFSYADYLKDLGDAAQSEIYSKSSVDGAMRDAFRKMRSFLMTAYGLNEDEAISLMSVASDFGVTQVVDGNWGVHGVVEKRLFAGR
- the argE gene encoding acetylornithine deacetylase; translation: MSMNLNSTQMLERLVAFPTVSARSNLDLMDFVRDYLASHGVEAKVLPNAAGDKANLYATVGPMVEGGIVLSGHTDVVPAEEPNWTAGPWSLTARDGRLYGRGACDMKGFDALVLAAVPQMVKAGLKVPIHIALSYDEEVGCRGVPEMIEVMKTAIPTPRAVVVGEPTRMHPVSGHKGSYSFFTKVHGYAVHSSRIDIGVSAVMTAARLITWLEDRMEANRLAADPASPFTPPYTTIHCGMVHGGTAANIVADQCQFVTDFRVIPTDDPDALRAEYERYAFEVIEPAMKAKSAQAGIEIETRSAVPPLMPEPDGNAAALFAELGKSEAPLAVSYGTEAGLFQKAGWSAMVCGPGDIAQAHQADEYVEESEMAAGERFLSRLIGQLAS